The Spirosoma agri genome contains a region encoding:
- a CDS encoding ABC transporter ATP-binding protein: protein MKLVIDNLSKTYPNGVRALTNVSLRLTNGLFGLLGPNGAGKSSLMRTIATLQEADTGRIFLDDLDVLTNKTEVRQLLGYLPQDFGVYPTLSAERLLDHIAQVKGVGNKTERRALVEALLAQVNLFADRKKQLGTFSGGMKQRFGIAQALIGDPKLIIVDEPTAGLDPTERNRFYNLLSSLGDNTIVILSTHIVEDVSTLCSRFAIISRGEVLYSGEPGEAIKALTGKIYSKAIPTAELDQYQTKYDVISTQLKTGKLHIRIMAEQEAGNGFIPVEASLEDVYFSQIMNRATHVY from the coding sequence ATGAAATTAGTGATCGACAATTTATCTAAAACCTATCCCAACGGCGTTCGTGCCCTTACGAACGTTTCACTACGTCTTACCAACGGGCTATTTGGCTTATTGGGCCCAAACGGCGCGGGGAAGTCATCCTTAATGCGCACGATTGCTACGCTACAGGAAGCGGATACCGGCCGTATATTTCTGGATGACCTGGATGTATTAACGAACAAGACTGAAGTGCGGCAACTACTGGGCTACCTGCCCCAGGATTTCGGCGTTTACCCTACCCTATCCGCCGAACGTTTATTAGATCATATCGCGCAAGTAAAGGGCGTGGGAAATAAGACCGAACGCCGGGCCTTAGTGGAAGCCTTGCTGGCACAGGTTAACCTGTTTGCTGATCGCAAAAAACAGCTTGGTACGTTTTCGGGCGGGATGAAACAGCGTTTCGGTATCGCACAGGCATTGATCGGCGATCCAAAACTGATCATTGTTGACGAACCAACCGCCGGACTTGACCCAACGGAGCGCAACCGTTTTTATAACCTGCTCAGCAGCCTGGGCGACAATACAATCGTGATCCTTTCGACCCATATTGTCGAAGATGTCAGTACACTTTGTTCCCGGTTCGCGATCATCAGCCGGGGTGAGGTACTCTACTCGGGCGAACCGGGTGAAGCTATTAAAGCTCTAACCGGTAAGATCTATAGCAAAGCCATTCCAACGGCTGAACTCGACCAGTATCAGACGAAGTACGACGTAATTTCAACCCAATTAAAAACAGGTAAACTGCATATACGGATAATGGCCGAACAAGAAGCAGGGAACGGATTTATCCCGGTTGAAGCCAGCCTGGAAGATGTTTATTTCTCCCAGATCATGAATCGGGCTACCCATGTTTACTAA
- a CDS encoding sensor histidine kinase, translating into MKLPANYFDVFFEKGKRIHLLVFLALLILLVFVLSISRNGRYAPGAFMSYGWVIACVYTGRWLCRNWLLTGQWVGLVMMLIVALIGLGGLGLGVYIYFFEPNLPLNHIIESGINSTVVTFLLLFGGFFLAVIRSAIREKMNGLILAEQKKGSELSLLRSQVSPHFLFNTLNNMYSLSINRPNQMPALLLKLSELLRYSVYDADQPLVQLKDELDYIRNYIDLETIRSADRLSLNVSLPDAPAGLKIAPMLLVVFVENAFKHSRNTLESEIQIGINCKIVNDHIYFDVTNSYSENGAKDRTDKRNSGFGIANVIKRLDLLYPGEYTLNQTHTENRFKVELSLKVN; encoded by the coding sequence ATGAAATTACCGGCCAACTACTTCGACGTATTTTTTGAAAAAGGCAAAAGGATACACCTGTTGGTTTTCCTGGCTTTATTAATTCTATTGGTCTTTGTGCTTTCCATCAGCCGCAACGGGCGTTATGCGCCGGGCGCATTCATGAGCTATGGCTGGGTTATCGCTTGCGTTTACACGGGCCGATGGCTGTGCCGCAACTGGTTGCTTACTGGACAGTGGGTTGGCCTGGTGATGATGCTTATCGTTGCCCTGATAGGGCTTGGCGGGCTCGGACTTGGAGTTTACATTTATTTTTTTGAACCGAATCTGCCGTTAAATCATATCATCGAATCGGGTATAAATAGTACGGTGGTGACCTTCCTATTGCTCTTTGGTGGCTTTTTTTTGGCGGTGATCAGGAGCGCAATCCGGGAAAAGATGAATGGGCTCATTCTTGCCGAACAAAAAAAGGGAAGCGAGCTGAGCCTCTTGCGTTCGCAGGTAAGCCCGCATTTCTTGTTTAATACCCTCAACAATATGTACAGCCTATCCATTAACCGACCAAACCAGATGCCTGCTTTATTGCTGAAACTGTCAGAGTTACTGCGTTATTCGGTTTATGATGCCGATCAGCCCCTGGTTCAGTTAAAGGATGAACTGGACTATATCCGCAATTACATCGACCTGGAAACCATCCGAAGCGCGGACAGGCTTTCGCTCAACGTTTCTCTACCGGATGCACCCGCCGGTTTGAAAATAGCCCCCATGCTGCTGGTCGTATTCGTTGAAAACGCGTTTAAACATTCCCGGAATACGCTTGAGAGTGAAATCCAAATCGGTATCAATTGCAAAATTGTAAATGACCATATTTATTTCGATGTGACGAATAGTTACAGTGAAAACGGAGCGAAGGATCGTACGGATAAACGCAATTCGGGCTTTGGTATAGCCAACGTAATCAAACGGTTGGATTTGCTTTACCCCGGTGAATACACCCTAAACCAAACCCATACTGAAAATCGATTTAAAGTAGAACTTAGCCTTAAAGTAAACTAA
- a CDS encoding LytR/AlgR family response regulator transcription factor gives MDQFTCLLVDDEPLARELLVTYCGYLPQLRIEAVCGNAFEAKTMLQEKAIAILFLDIHMPVLDGIGFLQTLKTRPQVIMTTAYKEYAVNAFDLAVCDYLVKPFSLERFIRAVDKATENIGSLNNHNPVAKEADDHLFIKTEGKLYRINHDELLFAEANGNYTKIITTDKPLTPAMSFSSLEQQLPATQFVKVHRSFIINKSKVRRIEGNRVFIGEQEIPIGKNYRDELFKKLGL, from the coding sequence ATGGATCAGTTCACCTGCCTTCTAGTCGATGACGAGCCGTTAGCCAGGGAGCTTCTGGTAACCTATTGCGGTTACCTGCCGCAGCTCAGGATTGAGGCCGTTTGTGGTAACGCTTTCGAGGCAAAAACGATGTTGCAGGAAAAAGCCATTGCCATCCTGTTTCTGGATATTCACATGCCCGTGTTGGATGGTATTGGTTTTCTGCAAACGCTAAAAACCAGGCCACAGGTCATTATGACCACCGCTTATAAAGAGTACGCTGTGAATGCATTCGACTTAGCGGTCTGTGATTACCTGGTCAAGCCGTTTTCGCTGGAACGGTTTATTAGGGCGGTCGATAAAGCCACGGAAAACATCGGCTCCCTGAATAACCATAACCCGGTAGCTAAGGAAGCAGACGATCATCTTTTTATAAAAACGGAAGGCAAGCTATACAGGATAAACCATGACGAATTGCTATTTGCCGAGGCGAATGGCAATTATACGAAGATCATCACCACCGATAAACCATTAACACCAGCTATGTCATTCTCCAGCTTAGAGCAGCAACTGCCTGCCACTCAATTCGTCAAGGTGCATCGATCATTTATTATTAATAAATCAAAGGTCAGGCGCATCGAGGGAAATAGAGTATTTATTGGTGAACAGGAAATTCCTATTGGAAAAAATTATCGGGATGAGTTATTTAAAAAATTGGGCTTGTAG
- a CDS encoding replication initiation protein produces the protein MELDVKSKQKALLFHKRPTNYQPNVFTESKQEFTELEKNIVTLVINQIGHMSLKGEIKPNVNLVFHIPFAELTKKNHSVIADAALTLQSKRLIYRNDKTEQLDAITPFPRVKFDTLDGKKIIEVTMFADVVPHFSELGKRYTKYECDIMLSLSSVYAKRMFDIVSMYQCRGQFQFNYQVEHLMEMLNCPEGYTFNDFRRNALLVAQRQLLEKANIVLEWMPAKKIGKNIVELDFIIKTQLQIASEGVKQDQQTVNNMSINEAYTTAWQLMKGYKLKGFQKDRILSDHSLLDTFFRIDSELANGVRQNVKNPTAYLVKSLGIDQLKDPKPKTKSEAKTAPSTLSLFPQGPTLRSGSVKSIGAIFGDMIMNE, from the coding sequence ATGGAATTAGACGTAAAATCTAAACAGAAAGCATTGCTCTTTCACAAGCGTCCTACCAATTATCAACCCAATGTATTTACTGAATCAAAACAGGAGTTCACGGAGTTGGAGAAGAATATAGTGACCCTGGTTATTAATCAGATAGGCCACATGTCTTTGAAAGGGGAAATTAAGCCAAATGTTAACTTAGTTTTTCATATACCATTTGCTGAACTAACAAAGAAAAATCACTCGGTTATAGCCGATGCAGCGCTTACACTTCAATCGAAGCGGCTTATTTACCGAAACGATAAGACCGAGCAATTAGATGCTATTACTCCATTTCCTCGGGTGAAGTTTGATACCCTCGACGGTAAAAAGATTATTGAAGTAACCATGTTTGCGGATGTGGTTCCCCATTTTTCCGAATTAGGGAAGCGGTACACTAAATACGAATGTGACATAATGCTGTCGCTCAGTTCCGTATATGCGAAGCGTATGTTTGATATTGTTAGTATGTATCAGTGCAGGGGACAATTTCAATTTAATTACCAAGTAGAACACCTCATGGAGATGCTAAACTGTCCGGAGGGATATACGTTTAATGATTTTAGGAGAAACGCTCTATTAGTGGCTCAGCGTCAACTTTTGGAAAAGGCCAATATTGTGCTTGAATGGATGCCGGCCAAAAAAATTGGGAAGAACATCGTTGAGCTTGACTTCATTATTAAAACCCAGCTGCAAATAGCTTCTGAGGGGGTAAAACAGGATCAACAGACTGTCAATAATATGTCAATCAATGAAGCCTATACAACGGCTTGGCAGTTGATGAAAGGTTATAAATTGAAGGGCTTTCAAAAAGATCGTATTTTGTCTGATCATAGCCTGCTGGATACCTTTTTCCGAATTGATTCTGAATTAGCTAATGGTGTTCGCCAAAATGTCAAGAATCCAACGGCTTATCTGGTTAAATCTCTTGGTATCGATCAGTTGAAAGACCCCAAACCCAAGACCAAATCTGAGGCTAAAACAGCTCCATCAACGCTTTCACTTTTCCCTCAGGGACCAACCCTCCGAAGTGGGTCAGTCAAATCCATAGGTGCCATTTTTGGGGATATGATTATGAACGAATAA
- a CDS encoding LexA family protein — MIDTLDRIPPENIYLVNPARRKRLPFFDALVPAGFPSPAENYIREKLSLDELCVVHPDCTYFVKAVGESMTPDYIYPGSILVVDSVKLVFSGSVVVAWVNGECCVKRFVRKGHMIMLESSNEKYPPIYVHLGKDQFRVLGVVTFIVSKPPKYVRLSGWE, encoded by the coding sequence ATGATTGATACCTTAGACCGCATTCCACCCGAAAATATCTACCTGGTTAATCCCGCCCGGCGTAAACGGCTGCCATTTTTTGATGCGCTGGTACCGGCCGGGTTTCCCTCGCCAGCGGAGAACTACATCCGCGAAAAACTGAGTTTGGATGAGCTATGCGTGGTGCATCCGGATTGCACGTACTTCGTCAAGGCAGTAGGGGAGAGCATGACACCCGACTATATCTATCCAGGCTCAATTCTGGTCGTGGATTCGGTGAAGCTGGTTTTTTCGGGGAGTGTCGTGGTAGCCTGGGTCAACGGGGAATGCTGCGTGAAGCGATTCGTCCGCAAAGGGCATATGATCATGCTCGAATCCAGCAATGAGAAGTACCCGCCGATCTACGTTCATCTGGGTAAGGATCAGTTTCGGGTGCTAGGTGTCGTAACGTTCATTGTGTCTAAACCGCCCAAGTATGTACGCCTTAGTGGATGGGAATAA
- a CDS encoding Y-family DNA polymerase, translating into MYALVDGNNFYCSAHRSFDPTLEGKPIIVLSNRDGNVIARSNEAKALGIKMAQPFFETKELREQHDIVVFSSAYELYGDTSARLMSVLTQFAPDVEVYSIDEAFLWIEEYVGLYPTYQDLGAAIREKVDQWLRLPVCVGFGPTKTLAKLANRLAKKTPELNGVCVLDTPEAIEEALWGFPVEDLWGVGSRLASKLKKEGIRTAYQLREVNNEWIRQAMTVNGLRLVHELRGLPCKLLAVSPPAKKTICAAPSFGKLIPDLAIITDALTTHLSRSCEKLRKQDSLCGAITVFLHTDRFRRTPGNGLPAKQYAGSITLVLPHPTNSTTELLKYAESGLKAIFRFGYNYLKVGIMLSDLVPGDYRQKGVFVEGPNEKLIALSSVVDKVNRRYGQDKLRLASQQYNPDWPMKQKYLSKRPTTRWEDILEAK; encoded by the coding sequence ATGTACGCCTTAGTGGATGGGAATAATTTTTACTGCTCAGCCCACCGAAGCTTTGACCCTACGCTAGAGGGTAAACCGATTATTGTGCTCAGTAATAGAGACGGAAATGTAATAGCCCGTTCGAATGAAGCCAAGGCCTTGGGGATAAAAATGGCTCAACCTTTTTTTGAAACAAAGGAGCTTCGAGAGCAGCATGATATCGTTGTGTTCTCTTCGGCGTATGAGCTTTACGGTGACACTTCGGCAAGACTTATGAGCGTTCTGACGCAGTTTGCGCCCGATGTGGAGGTGTATTCGATTGATGAAGCATTCCTATGGATTGAGGAATATGTAGGCTTATACCCGACCTATCAGGACCTGGGAGCCGCTATCCGAGAGAAGGTGGACCAATGGCTGAGGCTCCCCGTCTGCGTGGGTTTTGGACCAACCAAAACGCTTGCCAAACTAGCCAACCGACTGGCCAAGAAAACACCGGAACTAAACGGCGTTTGCGTACTCGATACCCCCGAAGCGATAGAGGAGGCATTGTGGGGCTTCCCGGTTGAGGATTTATGGGGCGTTGGGAGCCGGTTGGCTAGCAAGCTAAAAAAAGAAGGCATTCGCACGGCCTATCAGCTTAGAGAGGTGAATAATGAATGGATACGACAGGCGATGACCGTAAACGGCCTCAGGCTCGTGCATGAATTACGGGGCCTTCCCTGCAAATTATTGGCCGTTAGCCCACCTGCCAAGAAAACGATTTGTGCAGCGCCGAGCTTTGGGAAGCTCATTCCGGATCTGGCCATCATCACCGATGCCCTGACGACTCACCTTTCCCGAAGTTGCGAGAAGCTCCGCAAACAGGATTCATTATGTGGAGCAATTACTGTGTTTCTGCACACCGATCGGTTCCGTAGAACACCCGGTAATGGTCTCCCTGCCAAGCAGTACGCGGGCAGCATTACCCTTGTTTTGCCTCATCCCACCAACTCAACAACGGAGCTACTCAAATACGCTGAATCAGGGCTTAAAGCCATCTTTCGCTTTGGCTATAACTACCTCAAAGTGGGCATTATGCTGTCGGATCTAGTGCCTGGTGATTACCGGCAAAAGGGCGTATTCGTCGAAGGGCCGAATGAGAAACTAATCGCGCTTTCTTCGGTGGTTGACAAAGTAAACCGGCGTTACGGTCAGGACAAACTCAGGCTAGCGAGTCAGCAATACAACCCCGATTGGCCAATGAAGCAAAAGTATCTCAGCAAACGACCTACGACCCGTTGGGAAGATATATTGGAGGCAAAGTAA
- a CDS encoding recombinase family protein: MMQRPYVGYFRVSTQKQGRSGLGLEAQRSAVNTYLGGNGVLVGEFTDVESGKKNDRPQLLAAIAYCKEQRAVLLIAKLDRLTRNVAFIFTLRDSGIEFVCADMPEANTLTIGVMATMAQYERELIGERTRKALAEKKRQGAQLGTPANLDAAAILKSRHVRQANARQDENNRRAATLARSLRQAGQNWSQIAETLNSNGFRTRRGKPFHVMQVQRVIELLDSPSSF, from the coding sequence ATGATGCAGCGACCCTATGTAGGCTACTTCCGGGTGTCAACTCAGAAACAGGGACGAAGTGGCCTGGGCCTGGAAGCCCAACGCTCAGCTGTCAATACCTATCTGGGTGGTAACGGAGTGCTGGTAGGCGAATTTACCGATGTTGAGTCAGGGAAGAAAAATGACCGGCCTCAATTACTAGCTGCCATCGCGTACTGTAAAGAGCAACGGGCAGTCCTATTAATTGCCAAGCTGGACCGTCTAACTCGGAACGTGGCCTTTATTTTTACATTGAGGGATTCGGGCATAGAATTCGTGTGTGCCGATATGCCTGAGGCCAATACGCTCACCATAGGTGTTATGGCCACTATGGCTCAGTACGAACGAGAGTTAATCGGTGAGCGTACGCGCAAAGCGCTAGCTGAGAAAAAGCGACAGGGTGCTCAGCTGGGGACACCCGCCAACCTGGATGCAGCCGCCATTCTGAAGAGTCGTCATGTTCGCCAAGCTAATGCCCGCCAAGATGAAAATAATCGACGAGCAGCAACACTAGCCCGCTCCTTACGGCAAGCTGGGCAGAACTGGAGTCAGATTGCTGAGACGCTAAACAGTAACGGATTTCGCACTCGGCGTGGTAAGCCTTTTCATGTCATGCAGGTTCAGCGAGTAATCGAGTTGTTAGACTCCCCCTCTAGTTTTTAA